The following proteins are co-located in the Pseudomonas synxantha genome:
- a CDS encoding cation diffusion facilitator family transporter, giving the protein MGSNHDHGSAAVREGHQKKLIMALALTGSFMIAEVIGAWITGSLALLSDASHMFTDTAALAISLIALQIAKRPADQKRTFGYARLEILASTFNAVLLFLVAMYILYEAYQRFFMPAEIATGAMMWIAIAGLIINLISMRLLASASNESLNVKGAYLEVWSDMLGSLGVIIAALIIRFTGWTWVDTIVAVAIGLWVLPRTWQLLRESLGILMEGVPRGLDVTAIEATIRGVDGVTDVHDLHVWAVSSGSNVMTSHVVVRDSADGDAVLAAVVDAVSDGFEIHHCTIQIERAAFHESVPSPSH; this is encoded by the coding sequence GTGGGTTCAAATCATGACCATGGCAGCGCTGCAGTACGCGAGGGGCATCAGAAGAAGCTAATCATGGCGCTCGCCTTGACTGGCAGCTTCATGATTGCAGAAGTGATCGGTGCGTGGATTACCGGCAGCCTGGCGCTGCTGTCTGACGCATCCCACATGTTCACAGATACTGCCGCCTTGGCGATCTCACTGATTGCACTTCAGATAGCCAAGCGCCCGGCGGATCAGAAAAGAACCTTCGGCTATGCGCGCCTGGAGATTCTGGCTTCGACGTTCAACGCCGTGCTGCTCTTCCTGGTGGCGATGTACATCTTGTACGAGGCCTACCAGCGCTTTTTCATGCCGGCGGAGATCGCTACCGGGGCGATGATGTGGATCGCAATCGCCGGCCTGATCATCAACCTAATCTCGATGCGCCTTCTGGCATCTGCGAGCAACGAGAGCCTTAACGTCAAAGGCGCCTACCTCGAAGTTTGGAGCGACATGCTCGGCTCGCTAGGCGTAATCATTGCAGCACTCATCATCCGCTTCACGGGCTGGACCTGGGTCGACACGATTGTCGCTGTGGCAATCGGACTTTGGGTACTGCCGCGGACGTGGCAGTTGCTTCGCGAAAGCCTGGGGATTCTCATGGAGGGTGTGCCGAGGGGGCTCGACGTTACGGCAATCGAGGCCACCATCCGCGGCGTAGATGGGGTCACGGACGTTCATGACTTGCACGTCTGGGCCGTCAGCAGTGGCAGCAACGTGATGACGTCGCACGTAGTGGTACGGGATTCTGCAGATGGGGATGCTGTGTTGGCGGCCGTCGTGGATGCTGTCAGCGATGGATTTGAAATCCATCACTGCACCATCCAGATCGAGCGGGCAGCTTTCCACGAG